Sequence from the Pontibacter pudoricolor genome:
ATGGCTAAGAACAAAGCCCGCAACATTAAAAGCTTTACAGGCAGTTACATAGAGCGTGTAAACAGCACCGTACGCGAAGCTAATAACTTCGAGATCGAGATCTGGAAAAAGTATACACAGTCGGCCAGTATTATAGTTATGTTCCTTATAGGTGCGCCACTTGGGGCCATCATTAAAAAAGGAGGGCTTGGCGTTCCGGTTATTATTTCGATCCTGTTCTTTATAATAATGTACGTAATGTCTATACTAGGTGAGAAATGGGCGAGAGAAGGATTGCTGCCTGTGCCGGTGGGTATGTGGGCATCCAATGCCATACTGGTGCCGATTGGTTTGTTCTTCCTGTACCAGGCCCGCAACGATTCATCCCTGCTGGAAGTAGACTTCTGGCGTAAAATGCTAACCCGGCTAAAGCGCAATAAATTATAGATTGGTTAAAAATAGAGGTCGTAAATAGTTTTTGATTAATTTAATTTTTTATATCTTTGCGGCTTATACGGCAATCTCATTGATAAAAACAGATTGATATTTATACGAAATGAAATTAACTACTGAAGCGAAACAAGACATTTTCGAAAAGCACGGCATAAGCAAAACCAAAACAGACACTGGTTCAGCTGAGTCTCAGATCGCGCTTTTCACTACACGCATTGCTGATCTTACAGAGCACCTGAAGATTCATAAAAAAGATTTCAGTACCCGTCTGGGCCTTCTGAAACTGGTAGGTAAAAGAAGAAGATTGCTTAACTACCTTCAGAAAAACGATATCGAAAGATACAGAGCTATTATCAGCGAGCTGGGTATCAGAAAATAATTTATTTGGGCTAGGGAATTCACAAAAGGGATTCCCTAATCTTTTTATAGTACCTCCCTTTCTTTTTGCCAGTACCCCGACAGTGGCCGCAATGGGTAGCCCTGTTTTTGATGAAAAAAAATAATTGAAGATGTCACAAAATCCGATCACAAAAAAAATCCTTCTTCCGGACGGCCGGGAGATAACTATTGAAACTGGTAAATTAGCCAAGCAGGCCGATGGTTCTGTTGTGGTAAAAATGGGAAACACGATGCTGCTTGCAGCAATTGTTTCTAACAGAGAAGCACGTGAAGGTGTAGACTTTCTGCCACTTTCCGTTGACTATCAGGAGAAGTTTGCTTCGTCTGGTAAAATACCTGGTGGCTTCCTGAGAAGAGAAGCTCGCCTTTCTGACTACGAAATTCTTGTTTCGCGCCTGGTTGACCGCGTGCTGCGCCCGCTGTTCCCGGATGATTATCATGCCGAAACACAAATGACGATACATATGATCTCTGCAGATACGGAGATCATGCCGGATGCCCTGGCTGCTCTGGCTGCATCTGCTGCACTTGCTGTATCTGATATTCCATTTAACGGCCCGATCTCTGAAGTACGTGTTGCTCGTATCGATGGCCGGTTAGTCATTAACCCTACCGTTTCTGATCTGCAGCGTGCTGACATCGATATGATGGTTGGTGCTTCTATGGACAGCGTTGTGATGGTAGAAGGTGAGATGAGCGAAGTTTCGGAAGCAGAAATGCTGGAAGCTATAAAGTTTGCACACGAAGCCATTAAAGTACAGTGCCAGGCACAGCTTGAACTTGCTGAAATGGTAGGCAAGCTACAGAAGCGCGAGTATTCGCATGAAACGCATGATGAAGCGCTTCGAGAAAAAGTACGCACTGCAACTTATGACAAAGCGTATGAAGTTGCGTTGCGTGGCAGAGCAAACAAATCTGAGCGCAAAGAAGGCTTTGCAGCTGTTCTGAATGAGTTTGTTGAATCGCTTGGTGAAGACCATGGCTACGACATGGGCCTGATCAAAACGTATTACCACGATGTTGAGAAGGAAGCTGTTCGTAACATGATCCTGGATGAGCGTGTTCGTCTGGATGGCCGTCAGCTGGATGAGATCCGTCCGATATGGTCTGAAGTGAATTACCTGCCTGCAACACACGGTTCTGCAGTATTTACCCGTGGCGAAACACAATCTTTAACTACAGTAACCTTAGGTACCAAACTGGACGAGCAGATGATCGACAGCGCGATGGTATCCGGTACAAATAAATTCTTATTACACTATAACTTCCCTGCTTTCTCAACAGGTGAAGTGAAGCCAAACAGAGGTCCTGGCCGTCGTGAGATCGGACACGGAAACCTGGCGCTTCGCGCACTTAAGAAGGTGTTGCCTTCAAACGAAGATAATCCATATACCATCCGTATCGTTTCCGATATTCTGGAGTCTAATGGTTCGTCTTCTATGGCTACTGTTTGTGCTGGATCACTGGCACTTATGGATGCAGGTGTTCCGATCAAAGGTGGCGTATCAGGTATCGCTATGGGGCTTATCACAGACGAAAAAACTGGCAAGTTTGCCGTTCTTTCTGATATCCTTGGCGATGAAGATCACCTGGGTGATATGGACTTCAAAGTGACTGGTACAAAAGATGGCATCACTGCCTGTCAGATGGACATTAAAGTTCATGGTTTGTCGTACGACGTACTTTACCAGGCGTTAGAGCAGGCAAAAGCGGGTCGTTTACACATTCTGAACGAAATGAATAAAACCATTTCTTCTCCAAACGCTGACTATAAGCCGCATACTCCACGTTCGTTTAACATGATCATCGATAAAGAATTTATCGGTGCGGTGATCGGACCAGGCGGTAAAGTTATACAGCAGATCCAGAAGGATACGGGTGCTACGATCATCATTGAAGAGAAGAACGAGAAAGGTCACGTTAATATCTTTGCCAGCGATCAGGATTCTATGAACAGCGCGGTTTCTAAAATTAAAGGAATCGTTGCACAGCCAGAGATCGGTGAGGTTTACATCGGTAAGGTTAAATCTATCCAGCCGTATGGTGCCTTTGTAGAGTTTATGGCCGGTAAAGATGGTCTGCTTCACATTTCTGAGATCAAGCACGAGCGTGTTGAAACGATGGACGGCGTGCTGGAAGTAGGAGAGGAAGTAAAAGTAAAACTGATCGACGTAGATAAAAAGACAGGCAAATTTAAACTGTCTCGCAAGGCGATCCTTCCTAAACCGGAAGCTCCTCAGCAAAATCAGTAATCATTTTTAAAACTCCTGTTGCCGTGCAGCACGACTGTTTTGGCATCAGGAGTTTTTAATTTTTTTGGATTCGCGTACAGGTTCTTGATTTTATTCGTAATATGTAAGAACTTTGCGCGATTTTCTGGTGTTACCAAACCGAGCCCAAAATACAACTTCAACATTTTTGCATTAATAATATACTCTAATGAGACAACTCAAGATAAGCAAACAGATTACTAACCGCGAAAGCCAGTCGCTTGATAAGTATTTACAGGAGATTGGTAAAGTAGATTTGCTTACACCGGATGAGGAAGTGTCGTTAGCACAGAGAATCAAAGAGGGAGATCAGTTTGCACTTGAGAAATTGACAAAAGCCAACCTGCGTTTCGTAGTGTCTGTAGCAAAACAGTACCAGAACCAGGGTCTGTCTTTAGGTGACCTTATTAACGAAGGTAACCTTGGTCTTATAAAAGCTGCAAAGCGTTTTGATGAAACAAGAGGTTTTAAATTTATCTCTTATGCTGTTTGGTGGATTCGTCAGTCCATTCTGCAGGCGTTGGCCGAGCAGTCGCGTATTGTGCGTTTACCATTAAACCGTGTTGGTTCATTAAACAAGATTTCTAAGTCGTTTTCAGAACTGGAGCAGAAATTCGAGCGCGAACCATCGCCGGAAGAAATTGCTGAAGTACTGGAACTGACAACCGCTGAGGTAGTTGATACCTTAAAGATTTCAGGTCGCCACGTATCCGTGGATGCCCCGTTTGTGCAAGGCGAAGAAAACCGTTTGCTGGATGTACTTGAAAATGAAGACGAAGAATCTCCGGACATGGGTCTGATGAACGATTCGCTTCGTAAAGAGGTACAGCGTGCACTTTCGACACTTACCAAGCGCGAAGCTGATGTAATTACGTTATACTTTGGACTGAACGGGGAGCATTCCCTTACGCTGGAGGAGATAGGTGAGAAATTTAACCTTACCCGCGAGCGTGTTCGCCAGATCAAAGAAAAAGCGATCAGAAGACTTCGTCATACATCCAGAAGTAAAGCATTGAAGCCATATTTAGGTTAAGCCTAACGTTTAGGCAGCAGAAGCCCCGGCCATAAAGCCGGGGCTTCTGTCGTTTATAGCAGTTGTCTGTCTATTTCAGTAGAACCAATTCGGGCAAAGGAGCAGATTTTTTAGTATACTTGCATCCAAAATTAATTGCACTAGTTTTCCATGGAAATAGAAAAAGTAAAATGCCTTATCATCGGTTCAGGTCCTGCCGGTTATACTGCAGCTATATATGCCTCCAGAGCAGGCCTTAAACCTGTACTATACCAGGGGCTACAGCCCGGTGGTCAGCTTACCATTACAAATGATGTAGAGAACTACCCCGGCTACCCGGATGGTATCAAAGGTCCTGAAATGATGGAGGACTTTAAGAAACAGGCCGAGCGTTTTGGCACCGATGTGCGCTATGGTATTGCCACTGCAGTAGATTTCTCAGGTCAGCCTCATAAAGTAACTATAGACGACCAGAAGGTGATTGAAGCCGATACGGTTATCATTTCAACAGGTGCATCGGCTAAGTGGCTGGGTCTGGAGTCTGAGGCAAAGCTTAATGGCAATGGCGTATCGGCTTGTGCAGTTTGTGATGGTTTCTTTTACCGTGGCCAGGATGTGGCTATAGTTGGCGCTGGCGACACAGCTGCAGAAGAGGCTACTTACCTGTCAAACCTGTGCAAAAAAGTATACATGATCGTTCGTCGTGAAGAAATGCGTGCTTCTATTATTATGCAGGAGCGTGTTAAGAAAACACCGAACATCGAGATACTATGGAATTCTGTAACAGATGAAATTCTGGGTGATGATGTAGTAACAGGCGTAAGAGTGAAAAATGCGCTTACCAACGAAACTAGAGAAATACCTGTTAGCGGGTTCTTTGTAGCCATTGGTCATAAACCAAACTCCGACATTTTTGCAGAATACCTGAACCTGGATGAGAACGGCTATATCCGAACGATTCCGGGCACATCTAAAACAAATATAGACGGCGTATTTGCCTGCGGCGATGTGCAGGATTTTACCTATCGTCAGGCAGTAACAGCTGCAGGTTCGGGCTGCATGGCTGCGCTGGATGCTGAGCGTTATCTGGCTGCGAATGATTTGCACTAAAATTTAACAGTATGTACTTCTCTGGTTTGCACCTAATTTTAGTTAAGCCTGTTGGAGAGGTTACAATAAATTGGCTTTGATGTAGTTTATGTATGCGGACAGCACAACTATAACTCCCCGAATGCCTAATTAAGAAGCAATGCCAAAGTTTAAAAGTCCCTTATCAGTTGTACTCTTTTTGTTGTGTATGCTCTGTCTTGCGCAGGGTGCCACTGCACAAAAAAAAGCCAAAGACCTGTTTAAGGTTAAGTCGCCTAAAATTCAGTACGTTCGCCCGGATACCACTATACTTATAGAGTATGAGGAGTTTGATGACGAGAATTCT
This genomic interval carries:
- the rpsO gene encoding 30S ribosomal protein S15, which gives rise to MKLTTEAKQDIFEKHGISKTKTDTGSAESQIALFTTRIADLTEHLKIHKKDFSTRLGLLKLVGKRRRLLNYLQKNDIERYRAIISELGIRK
- the pnp gene encoding polyribonucleotide nucleotidyltransferase, which produces MSQNPITKKILLPDGREITIETGKLAKQADGSVVVKMGNTMLLAAIVSNREAREGVDFLPLSVDYQEKFASSGKIPGGFLRREARLSDYEILVSRLVDRVLRPLFPDDYHAETQMTIHMISADTEIMPDALAALAASAALAVSDIPFNGPISEVRVARIDGRLVINPTVSDLQRADIDMMVGASMDSVVMVEGEMSEVSEAEMLEAIKFAHEAIKVQCQAQLELAEMVGKLQKREYSHETHDEALREKVRTATYDKAYEVALRGRANKSERKEGFAAVLNEFVESLGEDHGYDMGLIKTYYHDVEKEAVRNMILDERVRLDGRQLDEIRPIWSEVNYLPATHGSAVFTRGETQSLTTVTLGTKLDEQMIDSAMVSGTNKFLLHYNFPAFSTGEVKPNRGPGRREIGHGNLALRALKKVLPSNEDNPYTIRIVSDILESNGSSSMATVCAGSLALMDAGVPIKGGVSGIAMGLITDEKTGKFAVLSDILGDEDHLGDMDFKVTGTKDGITACQMDIKVHGLSYDVLYQALEQAKAGRLHILNEMNKTISSPNADYKPHTPRSFNMIIDKEFIGAVIGPGGKVIQQIQKDTGATIIIEEKNEKGHVNIFASDQDSMNSAVSKIKGIVAQPEIGEVYIGKVKSIQPYGAFVEFMAGKDGLLHISEIKHERVETMDGVLEVGEEVKVKLIDVDKKTGKFKLSRKAILPKPEAPQQNQ
- a CDS encoding sigma-70 family RNA polymerase sigma factor, giving the protein MRQLKISKQITNRESQSLDKYLQEIGKVDLLTPDEEVSLAQRIKEGDQFALEKLTKANLRFVVSVAKQYQNQGLSLGDLINEGNLGLIKAAKRFDETRGFKFISYAVWWIRQSILQALAEQSRIVRLPLNRVGSLNKISKSFSELEQKFEREPSPEEIAEVLELTTAEVVDTLKISGRHVSVDAPFVQGEENRLLDVLENEDEESPDMGLMNDSLRKEVQRALSTLTKREADVITLYFGLNGEHSLTLEEIGEKFNLTRERVRQIKEKAIRRLRHTSRSKALKPYLG
- the trxB gene encoding thioredoxin-disulfide reductase, which produces MEIEKVKCLIIGSGPAGYTAAIYASRAGLKPVLYQGLQPGGQLTITNDVENYPGYPDGIKGPEMMEDFKKQAERFGTDVRYGIATAVDFSGQPHKVTIDDQKVIEADTVIISTGASAKWLGLESEAKLNGNGVSACAVCDGFFYRGQDVAIVGAGDTAAEEATYLSNLCKKVYMIVRREEMRASIIMQERVKKTPNIEILWNSVTDEILGDDVVTGVRVKNALTNETREIPVSGFFVAIGHKPNSDIFAEYLNLDENGYIRTIPGTSKTNIDGVFACGDVQDFTYRQAVTAAGSGCMAALDAERYLAANDLH